The DNA segment CATAGACGATGTTCGGATCCGTGGGATGGATGCGAATGTTCGCGATGGCGTCGGATTCGGAGAAGCCAACGTGCTCCCACGTCTCGCCCGCGTCCCGGCTCCGGTACACGCCGTCCCCCGGCATGATGTTGCCGCGGATGCAGGTCTCGCCCATGCCGATGAAGACGAGGTCCGGATCGGTCTCGGAAACGGCGACCGCCCCGACCGACGCCGACGTGATCTTGAAGTCCGTGACCGGGAACCAGTTCTCGCCCCCGTCCGTCGTCTTCCACAGTCCCCCTCCGGTGGCGCCGAAGTAGCCCTCCAGCGGACGCCCCACGACCCCGCTCGTAGCGATGGAACGCCCGCCCCGGTCGGGACCCAGGTTGCGCCAGCGGTATCCCGCCAGGAACGCGGAATCGAGCGTCACCGCCCCGGGGGCGGCCTCCTGCGCCTCCAGCGGGACGGGGCCGCCGGGACCGGCGAACGGTATGAGGAGAGAGAGTGCCAGCGGTGAAGAGAACAGACGCGGGATGCGGTTCATGGCGTGGCTCCGGGGCGTAGTCGACGACGACGGTTGATCGTCCGTCGAAGATAGACGCCGCTTCGGGGGCAGCGGAAGGCGGCCCGTCAGCCTCCGTCCGAGCCATCCTCCGGCTGCGTCTCGCCCGTCTCTTCGGCGCTCCCGCACGTCACAATGATCTCCATGGGCGAGTAGATGCCGAGCGTGAGCGTCGAAACCAGCTGGTTCAGGAAGGAGATTTTTGTCTCTATGAGAGCCACGCCGTCCTCGCCGCACCCTGGCTCGGCGTCCACGGCGTCCGGCGCCACGAGACCGCCGGCCCAACTGTCCGCCCACTTGTCCTCGACCTTGCGGGGCCCGGGTTCAACGCCGGTCTTCACGACTGCATGGTAACTGGCGCAGCCCGCGGACAACGAGGCGGCGATGATCGTAGCGACGAGTCGGTTCATTGCAGCAGTACCTTTCCCTGCGGTTCGCGTCATGCGCCCCTCACGGGAACCCGCTCCCCTTCCCTCCAAAGACGATCCAGGGGCGCACGGGTCACGCCGGCCTTGTGACCGGTGTACCTTGCCGGATGAATGCGATGCGTGGTGGTGCGCGGAAGGTTGCCGCGGAGATCTGGGGAACGGGGAGCGGACGGACCAGGGTCGGCTACCTCGGGCCTCCCGGAACGTTCAGCGAGCAGGCGGCGCGGCGTTACGATCCGATGGCGCGTCACGTGCCGTTCGGGGACATCGAGAGCGTCGTGCGTGCGGCGGAGGAAAAGGAGATCGACGAGGCGCTCGTCCCGCTGGAGAACAGCACGGAAGGCCCCGTCACCTCGACGACCGACCTCCTCGTCCACCGGACGGACCTTCGGATCCGGCGTGAAGTCGTCCTTCCGATCCACCTTTGTCTGCTGACGGAGGGCGGCGTCGACTTCGACGAAGTACGGATCGTCTATTCCCATCCGCAGGCGATCGCCCAGTGCCGGGACTACCTGGCGCGCAAACTTCCGAATGCGGCAACCATGGCCTCGCTGAGCACGGTGAGGGCCGTGGAGGACATGCAGATCGAAGGGCCGGGAGCGGCGGCCATATCGAGTTGGCGCGCGGCCGAGGTTCTCCACGCCTTCGTGCGGGAAGGCCACATCGAGGACGTCCCGGGGAACCGCACCCGGTTCGTCGTGCTGGCGCCCAGGGATCACGAGCCGACGGGGAAGGACAAGACCTCGATCTGCTTCGACTTCGCGGCGGACGGTCCGGGCACGCTCTACCAGGCGCTCGGCGAGCTGGCGAACCGGCGCATCAACATGCTGAAGATCGAATCGCGCCCCGAGAAGAGCAGCCTGGGACGGTACATCTTCCTCATCGATTTCGAGGGGCACCGTATGGACCCCTTCGTAGGGGAAGCCCTGGACCGGATCAGGGAGCGCGCGTCGTCCTTCAAGATCCTGGGGTCCTATCCCAGGGCGTCCGATCCGGCCCAGTAGGGTCCGGCCCCGCAGGATTCCGGGGCCCCGTAGCGTTCGGATCCGCTATGAGGGGACCCGCGGCGGCGTTCCCAGTCGCGTCAGGTTCGTCCCGAGGACCGCCTCCGCGGCGGCCGCCTGCGCGAGGAGCCTCAGGTCCCCGCCGGAGGGTCCCATCAGCTGCAGACCGACGGGCATGCCCTCTCCGTCCAGCCCGGCCGGGAGCGAGATCGCGCACATGTCGAGCATGCTGGCCGGGCACGTGCCGGAAAGCATGAGCCGGTTCGCGTCGCGGTACGCGCCGAGGCGCGACAGGGCAGCAAGCGGCGGCGGCGCGATCGGCAGGGTGGGCGTCGCCAGGAGGTCCACGCGCTCCGCGATCAGTCGGGCGTGGGCCCGCGCGGACAGGTGGCGGCGCGCGTCAAGGGCGGCCAGGTAGTCGACCGCCCGCACGTCGCCCGCCGCCCCCAGCCGCTTGCCGATGATCGAGTGCAGCAGCGGAATCCACTCCGGCAGTTCACGTTCCAGAAACCCCAGGAACTCCGGCTGCACGATCCGGCCGTCGAAGTAGCGCTCCCCTGCTTCGTCGAGTTCGGGCACGTCGATGTCGAGGAGCGTCGCACCGGCGGCCTCGAGCTCGGCGAGCGCGCCCCGAACGACGGCCGCGATATCGGGCTCCGCGCCAGTCCACAGGCGGGATGCCGGGACCCCGATCCGCAGTCCGGATACCCCCTCGGACAGGGATCCCGCGGGCTCGCGGTCGGATCCCGCCGGAGGGTCGAGGGAGAGGAAGGCATGCCGAAGGTCCCCCACGGTGTGGGTGAGCAACCCGACCGTGTCGAGCGTCGTGCTGAGGGGGACGACGCCGGTGGTCGGCCAGCGGCCGGTCGTCGGCCGCATGCCGACCACGCCGGTCGCCGAGGCGGGGATGCGGATGGAGCCGCCCGTGTCGGAGCCGAGGGCGATGCGCGCCGAACCCTCCCAGAGGCTCACCCCGGCGCCAGCGGACGACCCCCCCGGGGCCCGGTGTTCATCGGGATCCCACGGATTGACGGGCGTCCCCGTGTTGGGGTTGAGACCCACGGCGCCGAAGGCGAACTCCACCGTGTGGGTCTTGCCGGTGAACACGGCCCCTCGGCGCCGGAGGGATCGGACCAGGAAGCCCTCGGACCACGCCGGAAGCGGCCGCTTCGTGCCGGCGGACAGCGGATATCCGTCGAGTGCATAAAGATCCTTTACGGACACCATGACACCGGCGAGGGGACCGGGATCTTCACCTCTCGAGGCTACCTGGTCGACGGTGGCGGCCCGCTCCCGGATCGCCGCGGGATCGAAGGCGACGTACGCGTCCAGATCGCTTGCCGCCTGGCGCCGGATCGCCGCCTCCGCCTCGCGGCGCGCGCGCCCTTCGCCGCGCCGCACCTGCGCCGCGATCTCTTGAAGCGACGGCCGGTTCACGACGCCGTCAGCCCAGGCAGCCGGCGCACCGCTGGAGGACGTACTTCAGCCAGCATATCGATTCCGTTCCTTTGTCCAACCGCAGGGCATACCGCGACCTCGGAAGGTCGGGGGGCGCCGCAAGTTGCGTGGGCACCGTTCGAGCACACAAACTGCGGAACCTCGGACGGTGGCTGCCGGCCGAGTATCCTCCGCGAGGAGACTGTCCATGGTGGGGCTGGCGAAGGACCTCTTCGAACGTCGCGTTCCCCATGTTCTCGCCATCTACGCCGGCGCCTCGTGGGGATTCGTGGAGGTCGTCAACTTCCTGGTCGACGAATTCCTCCTCTCACCGCATTGGACGCGCGTGGCGCTGCTCCTGGTGCTGCTCCTCTTCCCGAGCGTGCTCCTGCTCGCCTGGTTCCACGGCCGGCAGGGGCGGGACGAGGTTCCGCTGCTCGAGAAGATCGGGATTCCCGCCAATCTGGTCGTCGCGCTCGTCGTCCTCGTGCTCGTCTTCGGGGGACGGGACCTCGGGGCGGCGACCACGTCCGTGACCGTCGAAACGGAGGACGGAGAGACCCTCGAGCGCGTCATACCGAAGGCCGAGTTTCGGAAGCGGACGGCGATCTTCCCTTTCGACATCGGTCCTGGTCTGGGCGAGGACGAGACGTGGCTCGCCTACATGGCGCCGATGGCCATGCAGGTGGACCTGAGCGCGGACGAGTTCTTCGAACCGATTCCTGCCGCCCTGTTCACCACGCGCCTGTGGGAACGCGGCTTCCCCAGCCTGCTCGACGTACCGCTGGCGCTCAAACGCGAGGTCTCGGAGGAGGTTTACGCGGCCTTCATCGCCAGCGGCGGGATCGAGCGCGGAGAGGGAGGCTACCGCATCACGCTGACCCTGCACGAGACGGCGAGCGGCTCGCAGATCAGCGCGACGGTGCACGAAGGGCCGGATATCCTGGGGCTCGTCGACGAGATGTCCGTCGCGCTCGCCGAGGGTCTCGGTATTCCGGATCGAGACGGCGTCGAAGACCTCCCCGCGCGTGAGCGGTTGACCGCGACCGACGCCGCATGGGAAGCCTACGGGCGTGGCACGGCGGCAGTACTCGTTGAGCCGCCGGACCTGGGGGCCGCGCTCAGGGAAGTGCGCGCCGCGGCCGAACTCGATCCGACGTTCACGCTGGCTCAGCACCAGCTCGCCGTCATGCTGCTGGCCAGCAACCGTCCCGCGGAGGCCGTTCCCGCGATCCAGGCGGCGGTCGACCACCTGTACCGGCTGCCGGAGCGCTTCCACTTCCTCGTGAAATCGGACTACTACTTCCTCACGCAGCAGCCGGAGAAGGCGTGGGCTGTCGTCGAGATGTGGGTCGAACTCCATCCGGAGGATCCAAACGCGCTCCGCAACTACAGCTTCGTTCAACTGCTGCGCGGGGACCTCGAGGGGCTGATCCGGACGCTGGAAAGGCTGTACCGCGTGAGCCCCGCCGAGCACTCGCTTCTCAGACAGATCGCCGACGCTCAACTCGAACTCGGGAGGCAGGACGAGGCGCGGGAGACGCTCGCGCGATACGTGGAACGGTTCCCGGAGGATCACACTGGCTACGTGGCCCTGGCCGGGCTCGAGCGGCGTAGCGGGGCGCACGATACCGCACGGGAATACCTGGAGCGGGCGATCATCATCGAACCGGTCCGACCGGAACTGGCGAGTCGACTCGCGTCGCTCGATCTCGTTGTGGGGCGGTTTGATGAGGCCTTGGCGGGACACGACCGGGCGCTCGACCTGGCGCGCGGCGCGCTGCAGCGGGCCGAGGCGCTGGAGGGGATGGTCGCGTACTACCGCTTCCGCGGGCAGATGGAAGACGCGATCCGGACGGCGGACGCCCGGTTCGACGCGCTCGCTGCCGTGATGACGCCCGCGCTGATGGCGGAGGATCGGCTTGAACTCATCGACCTCTACGTCGACGCCGGGCGGCAGGACGACGCCGAGGCCCTGTTCGAGGAACTGGAGGCCACGCTTCAGCCGCCCATCGCCGACTTCTCGGTCCCCCACTTCAGGATTCACGTCGCGCTCGGCGCGGAAGACGTGAGCCGGGCCCGGGCCGCCTACGACGCCGCTCTCGACGCGATGGAGACCCTCGACGTCGGGTTGCAGCGCGCCATGCTGACCGGCGATCTGGGCCGGATCGACGAACTCGCCGGCGACTACGAGTCGGCCGTCCTCAACTACCGGGAGTCGATGGCCCTGGATGGCGACCGGAACATGCACCGCCAGGCCGGATCCGCGCTCCGAAAGGCGGGCCGGCTGGAGGAAGCCGAAGCGGAACTGAGGGAGGCGCTCCGCCTGCGACCCGCGGACCCGCACGCCCACCTCGAGATGGCGCGGGTACTCGAAGCACGCGGGGACATGTCCGGCGCCGTGGAACACCTGCGCAGCGCCCTCGCGGCCTGGGAACCCGCCGACGAAGCGTTCGAACCCGCCCGCGACGCGCGCGCCAAGCTGCAGGCGCTCGACGGGGCCGGCTGACGGGCGCGCCACGCGTCGGAGGAGAGCGATCCGACCTGCGCTGGCAGCGAAGCTCTCGCTAACGCGTTGGCGAGCCGCCTCCGCGCTACCTGAGAATCAGGCGTCGCGCAACACGGCGGCGGCGCGGTCGACGTCGTTTCCGGGGGTGCTGATGAGGGCGCCCGCGGCATGAGGCCGCACCGCTTGCAGCACCGCGCGCGCGGCGGCGACGCCTTCGCGCGCGGCCGCCTCGGCGCCTCGCGCCTGCGCGCCCGCCATGCGTTCCAGCAAGTCGAGCGGTACGTCGACTCCGGGCACCTCGTGCGCCAGGAACTCGGCGTTCTCCAGCGATAGCGGAGGCCAGAGACCCACGAGGAGCGGCACACCGAAGCCTTCGATCTCGCGCGCGAAGGCGAGGAACTTCTCCGGATCGAAGATGGGCTGCGTGACGGCAAAATCCGCGCCCGCCTCGGCCTTCCAGGCGAAACGCCGGATCTCCTCCTCCGGGTCGACGGCGCCCGGATTCGCGGCGACCCCCTTCACGAACGAGGTCGGGGCGCCGATCGAACTCCCCCCCGGATCGAGCCCGAGGTTCAACTGCCGGACGATGTTCGTGAGTCCTATGCTGTCGATATCGTATACGCCACCCGTGTCGTAGGGGCCGCCGCGCGGTGGGTCGCCCGTGATGAGGAAGACATTGCGGACGCCGGCCGCGGCGGCGCCGAGGAGGTCGCTCAGCATGCCGAGCATGTTGCGGTCGCGGCAGCTGTAGTGCGGGACGGTCTCCATGCCGAGTTCGCGCTCGATGACGATGGCGGCGGGGAGCGAGGCGATGCGGCTCCGGTGCGCCGGGCCGTCAACGATGTGGACGGCGTGCACGCCGGCGTCGCGGGGCCGGCCGGCTCCCGCCACCAGATCACTCGGATCCCACCCGTGGGGCGGCGTCAACTCAACCGCCCCGACGAACTCGCCGAGCGCGAGACGGCGTCCGAGTGCGGAGCGGCCAGCGAGCGGCGGCGGCTCGGTCGCCGACCGGCCGGCGGCCTCGCTCGGAGCGGAGACCGACACGCGAGCCGGCCCTGGGCCGTCGGTCCCGAGCAGCGTCGCGGTGAGGCGCGTGTGTTCGGGCGACGTGCCGCAGCAGCCTCCGACGAAGCGCGCGCCCGCCGCCGCCATGCGTCGGGAATAACGGGCCATGTACTCGGGACTCGCGAGATAGATCTTCCGGTCGCCGATGTCGCGGGGCAGCCCCGCGTTGGGCAACGCCGACACCGGCCGCGACGTGGCCGCCACCATGCGCTCTACCCCGAACAGCATGGAGGAGGGACCGACCGAACAGTTGAGGCCGATGACGTCCGCGCCGGCCAGCTCCAGCGCGGCTGCCGCGGCTTCGATCGTGGCACCGTACTCCGTGTGGCCCGCGTCTCCGAACGTCATCTGCGCGAAGACCGGCGCCGCCCCCGCGACCTTCCGCACCGCCCGCACCGCCTGCAGGAGTTCGTCGAGGTCGGAGAACGTCTCGAGCATGAAACCGTCGACGCCGCCCTCCGCGAGCCCGGCGACCTGTCTCCCGAAGAGGTCGGCCGCCTCATCCACCGACGTGGGGCCCCACGGTTCGATGCGGATGCCAAGCGGACCGATGGCCCCGAGGACCTCGGCGCGCCCGCCGGCCGTCTGCCGGGCCAGGCGCGCCGCCGCCACGTTGATCTCGTGCGCGGACGGTTCGAGGCCGAACGGCTCGAGCTTGACGGGGTTCGCGCCGAAGGTGTTGGTCTCGATGAGTTGCGCCCCGGCCCGCACGTAGTCGGCGTGGACGCCCAGCACCCGGTCGGGCTCCGTGAGGTTCAGTTCGTCGTAGCACTGGTTCACGAACACGCCGCTCTCGTAGAGCACCGTCCCCATGGCGCCATCGATCAGATGGACCCCGTCTCCCTCGATCCACTCCCGCAGCCGGTCGCTCATGCGGTCGCCTCCAGGACCGGATCGCGGTCGTAGGCGAGGTTGGGCGAGAGGCGCCGCTCCGCCTCGGCCACGGAGATCCCGCTGCGCGCGGCGTAGTCCTCCACCTGGTCGAGCCCGATGCGGCCCAGACCGAAGTACCGGGCTTCCGGCCGCGCGAAGTACCAGCCGGACACCGATGCCGCGGGGTGCATGGCGTAGTTCTCCGTGAGCGTGATCCCGAGCCGACGCTCCACGTCGAGCAGGTCGAAGAGGAGCGCCTTCTGCGAGTGATCGGGACACGCCGGATAGCCGGGGGCCGGACGGATCCCGGCGTAGCGCTCCGCGATCCGGGCTTCGTTGTCCAGCGCCTCGTCCGACGCGTACCCCCAGAGATCGACGCGCACGATCTCGTGCAGGCGTTCGGCCAGCGCCTCCGCCAGCCGGTCGGCGAGCGATTTCGCAAGCAGGCTCCCGTAGTCGTCCATCGCCGCCTCGAAGCGGGCACAGAGCGCCTCGAGGCCGATCCCCGCCGTCACGGCGAAGGCGCCGCTCCAGTCCGTGGCGCCGGCCGTCTCGGGCAGGACGAAGTCGGCCAGGCTGACGTTCGCGCCTGAGGAGCGGTCCATCTGCTGCCGGAGGTGCGGAACCCGGAGCAACTCGAGGCCGCCGCCATCCGGGGAGAAGAGGACGAGGTCGTCCCCGCGCGCGCTGGCCGGATACAGCCCCGCAACCGCGCGCGCCGTCAGGGACCCGTCGCGGATGATCTCGTCGAGCAGCCGCCGGGCATCGTCGTACAGCGAGCGCGCCGCGGGCCCGCGCTCGGGATGGTCGAGCAGCCCGGGGAAGCGCCCCTTCATCTCCCAGGTCTGGAAGAAGGGCGTCCAGTCGATGTAGTCGACGAGTTCCTCCAGCGGGAACGGATCGTACACGTGCACGCCGGGTTCCCGCGGCGGCGGCACCGCCAACGCCGCATCGATCGAGAGCCGGTTCGCGCGGGCGCGCTCGAGCGTGGCCAGCGGGCGCCGCCCATCCCGGTACTCGTCGCGCACGCGC comes from the Candidatus Palauibacter soopunensis genome and includes:
- the pheA gene encoding prephenate dehydratase yields the protein MRGGARKVAAEIWGTGSGRTRVGYLGPPGTFSEQAARRYDPMARHVPFGDIESVVRAAEEKEIDEALVPLENSTEGPVTSTTDLLVHRTDLRIRREVVLPIHLCLLTEGGVDFDEVRIVYSHPQAIAQCRDYLARKLPNAATMASLSTVRAVEDMQIEGPGAAAISSWRAAEVLHAFVREGHIEDVPGNRTRFVVLAPRDHEPTGKDKTSICFDFAADGPGTLYQALGELANRRINMLKIESRPEKSSLGRYIFLIDFEGHRMDPFVGEALDRIRERASSFKILGSYPRASDPAQ
- a CDS encoding amidase, encoding MNRPSLQEIAAQVRRGEGRARREAEAAIRRQAASDLDAYVAFDPAAIRERAATVDQVASRGEDPGPLAGVMVSVKDLYALDGYPLSAGTKRPLPAWSEGFLVRSLRRRGAVFTGKTHTVEFAFGAVGLNPNTGTPVNPWDPDEHRAPGGSSAGAGVSLWEGSARIALGSDTGGSIRIPASATGVVGMRPTTGRWPTTGVVPLSTTLDTVGLLTHTVGDLRHAFLSLDPPAGSDREPAGSLSEGVSGLRIGVPASRLWTGAEPDIAAVVRGALAELEAAGATLLDIDVPELDEAGERYFDGRIVQPEFLGFLERELPEWIPLLHSIIGKRLGAAGDVRAVDYLAALDARRHLSARAHARLIAERVDLLATPTLPIAPPPLAALSRLGAYRDANRLMLSGTCPASMLDMCAISLPAGLDGEGMPVGLQLMGPSGGDLRLLAQAAAAEAVLGTNLTRLGTPPRVPS
- a CDS encoding tetratricopeptide repeat protein, with the translated sequence MVGLAKDLFERRVPHVLAIYAGASWGFVEVVNFLVDEFLLSPHWTRVALLLVLLLFPSVLLLAWFHGRQGRDEVPLLEKIGIPANLVVALVVLVLVFGGRDLGAATTSVTVETEDGETLERVIPKAEFRKRTAIFPFDIGPGLGEDETWLAYMAPMAMQVDLSADEFFEPIPAALFTTRLWERGFPSLLDVPLALKREVSEEVYAAFIASGGIERGEGGYRITLTLHETASGSQISATVHEGPDILGLVDEMSVALAEGLGIPDRDGVEDLPARERLTATDAAWEAYGRGTAAVLVEPPDLGAALREVRAAAELDPTFTLAQHQLAVMLLASNRPAEAVPAIQAAVDHLYRLPERFHFLVKSDYYFLTQQPEKAWAVVEMWVELHPEDPNALRNYSFVQLLRGDLEGLIRTLERLYRVSPAEHSLLRQIADAQLELGRQDEARETLARYVERFPEDHTGYVALAGLERRSGAHDTAREYLERAIIIEPVRPELASRLASLDLVVGRFDEALAGHDRALDLARGALQRAEALEGMVAYYRFRGQMEDAIRTADARFDALAAVMTPALMAEDRLELIDLYVDAGRQDDAEALFEELEATLQPPIADFSVPHFRIHVALGAEDVSRARAAYDAALDAMETLDVGLQRAMLTGDLGRIDELAGDYESAVLNYRESMALDGDRNMHRQAGSALRKAGRLEEAEAELREALRLRPADPHAHLEMARVLEARGDMSGAVEHLRSALAAWEPADEAFEPARDARAKLQALDGAG
- a CDS encoding bifunctional homocysteine S-methyltransferase/methylenetetrahydrofolate reductase, with product MSDRLREWIEGDGVHLIDGAMGTVLYESGVFVNQCYDELNLTEPDRVLGVHADYVRAGAQLIETNTFGANPVKLEPFGLEPSAHEINVAAARLARQTAGGRAEVLGAIGPLGIRIEPWGPTSVDEAADLFGRQVAGLAEGGVDGFMLETFSDLDELLQAVRAVRKVAGAAPVFAQMTFGDAGHTEYGATIEAAAAALELAGADVIGLNCSVGPSSMLFGVERMVAATSRPVSALPNAGLPRDIGDRKIYLASPEYMARYSRRMAAAGARFVGGCCGTSPEHTRLTATLLGTDGPGPARVSVSAPSEAAGRSATEPPPLAGRSALGRRLALGEFVGAVELTPPHGWDPSDLVAGAGRPRDAGVHAVHIVDGPAHRSRIASLPAAIVIERELGMETVPHYSCRDRNMLGMLSDLLGAAAAGVRNVFLITGDPPRGGPYDTGGVYDIDSIGLTNIVRQLNLGLDPGGSSIGAPTSFVKGVAANPGAVDPEEEIRRFAWKAEAGADFAVTQPIFDPEKFLAFAREIEGFGVPLLVGLWPPLSLENAEFLAHEVPGVDVPLDLLERMAGAQARGAEAAAREGVAAARAVLQAVRPHAAGALISTPGNDVDRAAAVLRDA